The following are from one region of the Gossypium hirsutum isolate 1008001.06 chromosome D03, Gossypium_hirsutum_v2.1, whole genome shotgun sequence genome:
- the LOC107949625 gene encoding calcium-dependent mitochondrial ATP-magnesium/phosphate carrier protein 2 translates to MSGAAGQGVEHVGLPKMEAKSKPGCCNPVKKPGPVSMDHVLLALQETKEERDLRIRSLFNFFDAANVGFLDYAQIEKGLSALQIPAEYKYANDLLRVCDANRDGRVDYQEFKRYMDDKELELYRIFQAIDVEHNGCILPEELWDALVKAGIQIDDEELARFVEHVDKDNNGIITFEEWRDFLLLYPHEATIENIYHHWERVCLVDIGEHAVIPQGISKHVKRSKYFIAGGIAGAASRTATAPLDRLKVVLQVQTTRASILPAVKKIWKEDGVLGFFRGNGLNVVKVAPESAIKFYAYEMLKNVIGDSMGNKNGDIGASGRLIAGGVAGAVAQSAIYPMDLVKTRLQTCASEGGRAPNLGKLTKDIWVQEGPRAFYKGLVPSLLGIIPYAGIDLAVYETLKDLSRTYILQDSEPGPLVQLGCGTISGALGATCVYPLQVIRTRLQAQRTTSEAAYKGMSDVFWRTFRNEGCRGFYKGLFPNLLKVVPAASITYLVYEAMKKSLELE, encoded by the exons ATGTCTGGGGCAGCAGGGCAGGGTGTGGAGCATGTAGGCTTGCCTAAAATGGAGGCAAAATCCAAACCCGGATGTTGCAACCCGGTCAAAAAACCGGGACCCGTCTCAATGGATCATGTTCTTTTAGCATTACAAGAGACTAAGGAAGAAAGGGATTTAAGGATTCGAAGtttgttcaatttttttgatGCAGCTAATGTGGGATTCTTGGATTATGCTCAGATTGAAAAAGGTCTCTCAGCTTTGCAGATTCCGGCTGAGTATAAGTATGCCAACGATCTGTTGAGAGTTTGTGATGCTAACAGAGACGGGCGTGTGGATTATCAAGAGTTTAAGAGGTATATGGATGATAAGGAGCTTGAACTTTATAGGATTTTTCAAGCTATTGATGTGGAACATAATGGGTGCATTTTGCCTGAGGAGCTCTGGGATGCCCTTGTTAAGGCTG ggattcaaattgatgatgagGAGCTTGCTCGATTTGTAGAGCATGTCGATAAGGACAATAATGGAATCATAACATTTGAAGAATGGAGAGATTTCCTTCTACTCTATCCTCATGAAGCTACTATTGAGAACATCTATCATCATTGGGAAAGGGTTTGCCTTGTAGATATCGGAGAGCATGCTGTTATTCCTCAAGGCATCAGTAAACATGTTAAGAGAAGCAAATATTTTATTGCTGGAGGAATAGCAGGAGCAGCATCTCGCACTGCAACTGCTCCTCTCGATCGCTTGAAGGTGGTTTTGCAAGTGCAGACTACACGTGCTAGTATTCTGCCAGCTGTAAAGAAGATATGGAAGGAAGATGGTGTCTTAGGGTTTTTCCGAGGTAATGGATTAAATGTTGTGAAGGTAGCACCTGAAAGTGCTATCAAGTTCTATGCGTATGAAATGTTGAAGAATGTAATAGGGGACAGTATGGGGAACAAGAACGGTGATATAGGTGCCAGTGGGAGACTTATTGCTGGAGGTGTAGCTGGTGCAGTGGCACAATCCGCCATCTACCCAATGGATCTTGTAAAAACTCGGTTACAGACTTGTGCTTCTGAAGGTGGAAGGGCTCCAAATCTGGGGAAATTAACCAAGGATATTTGGGTTCAGGAGGGACCGAGAGCATTTTATAAAGGTCTTGTGCCATCTCTTCTTGGGATTATCCCCTATGCTGGCATTGATCTTGCTGTCTATGAGACCTTGAAAGATTTGTCGAGGACATATATTCTTCAAGATAGTG AACCCGGTCCTCTTGTGCAACTAGGTTGTGGAACAATTTCTGGAGCTTTAGGGGCAACATGCGTTTACCCTTTGCAGGTTATTAGAACAAG ACTGCAAGCTCAACGAACTACATCAGAAGCTGCGTACAAGGGAATGTCTGATGTGTTTTGGAGAACATTTCGGAATGAAGGTTGTAGAGGTTTCTACAAGGGCCTCTTTCCAAATCTTCTCAAAGTTGTACCAGCCGCAAGTATTACATATTTGGTGTACGAGGCTATGAAAAAGAGTCTAGAACTAGAGTAA